The Mesorhizobium sp. M1D.F.Ca.ET.043.01.1.1 genome contains a region encoding:
- a CDS encoding ChuX/HutX family heme-like substrate-binding protein has translation MDQRKKRSPNEIRRAWEVCPNIPARDFAAQLAISEAELVAAHCGFGAARIDPRVNHVLTGLEFVGEVTALTRNQGAVHEKIGVFNRVITGNNHAMVLGDEFDLRVFPQAWRYGFAVERRHRGGIQRSLQFFDATGAAVHKVHLRPVSNLHAYRKLVAELVSANQEPTMSLKARVADLGARTADWAGTVDDLREHWSRLTDVNLLKTLKLSRCQALRMVGQDYAWLLDNAAVGAVLQRAAEDELPIMCFVGNRGSIQTHSGLIKSVKQIGPCIHVLDETFRLHLRTHQIREVWAVRKPTNDSHVTSLEAYGSDGKIIIQLFGARKEGERERDDWRVLAENLPRFPDSYMRKDRSSSVGRRRPSASAASSRALKPRPGTR, from the coding sequence TTTCGGAAGCGGAACTGGTCGCGGCCCATTGCGGTTTCGGCGCGGCACGCATCGACCCGCGCGTCAATCACGTTCTGACGGGCCTCGAATTCGTGGGCGAAGTGACGGCGCTGACCCGCAATCAAGGTGCCGTGCACGAAAAGATTGGCGTCTTCAACAGAGTGATAACCGGCAACAATCACGCCATGGTCCTTGGTGACGAATTCGACCTTCGCGTCTTCCCGCAAGCTTGGAGGTATGGTTTCGCTGTTGAAAGGCGCCATCGCGGCGGAATCCAGCGCAGTTTGCAATTCTTCGACGCCACCGGCGCAGCAGTGCATAAGGTGCATCTCAGGCCGGTCTCCAACCTTCATGCCTATCGAAAGCTGGTGGCCGAGCTCGTATCCGCCAACCAGGAGCCGACCATGTCGCTTAAGGCGAGAGTAGCCGACCTGGGCGCGAGGACTGCGGACTGGGCCGGCACGGTGGACGACCTACGCGAGCACTGGAGCCGGCTGACTGACGTCAACCTTCTAAAGACGCTCAAGCTCAGCCGCTGCCAGGCTTTGCGCATGGTCGGCCAGGATTACGCTTGGCTGCTCGACAATGCCGCAGTTGGCGCCGTGCTCCAGCGTGCGGCCGAAGACGAATTGCCGATCATGTGCTTCGTCGGCAACCGAGGTTCTATCCAGACCCATTCCGGCTTAATCAAGTCGGTCAAGCAGATCGGGCCGTGCATCCATGTGCTGGACGAAACGTTCCGGCTGCATCTCAGGACCCACCAAATCCGTGAGGTTTGGGCCGTGCGCAAGCCGACCAATGACAGTCACGTCACCTCGCTCGAAGCATATGGGTCCGACGGCAAGATCATCATCCAGTTGTTCGGTGCGCGCAAGGAAGGCGAACGCGAGCGCGACGACTGGCGGGTTCTGGCGGAAAACCTGCCTCGTTTCCCCGACAGCTACATGAGAAAAGACCGATCGTCGTCGGTGGGACGCCGGCGCCCATCTGCCTCCGCAGCCAGTAGCCGGGCATTGAAGCCGAGACCGGGGACACGATGA